The Pararge aegeria chromosome 8, ilParAegt1.1, whole genome shotgun sequence genome window below encodes:
- the LOC120625861 gene encoding protein THEM6-like codes for MLYIICLIVVSLVLFLYIFWDVNYFLRMTLIIFIGRFQKKSEIKDATCIYGFCTTQDVDFYFTHMNNARYVRELDFARVHFYDRIGIYPNMKAVKGHVLQGATSIRYRRPIPIFSAYKIETKLAYWDDKSLFIEQKFITFDGFVRAIVWSRQNLVNMDTDALFRNIPGAEVRPECPDEIKHWIQAIEVSSARLKNKN; via the exons atgtTGTACATAATATGTTTGATAGTGGTGAGTTTGGTGTTGTTTTTATACATCTTCTGGGATGTTAATTACTTTCTTCGTATGactctcattatttttattgggaGGTTCCAAAAGAAAAGCGAGATCAAGGACGCAACATGCATTTACG GCTTTTGTACAACTCAAGATGTTGACTTCTACTTTACTCATATGAACAATGCTCGTTATGTTCGGGAACTAGACTTTGCAAGGGTCCATTTCTATGATAGAATAGGCATTTATCCTAATATGAAAGCAGTCAAAGGTCATGTACTCCAAGGTGCGACCAGTATTCGATATAGACGACCCATACCCATATTCAGCGCATACAAAATAGAAACTAAG tTGGCATATTGGGATGACAAATCGCTTTTTATTGAACAAAAGTTTATTACATTTGATGGCTTTGTAAGAGCAATAGTGTGGTCACGGCAGAATCTCGTCAACATGGATACGGATGCTCTCTTCAGAAACATACCTGGAGCGGAAGTAAGGCCTGAATGCCCCGATGAAATCAAGCACTGGATCCAGGCCATTGAAGTATCCAGTGCgagacttaaaaataaaaattga
- the LOC120625877 gene encoding protein THEM6-like: protein MYCIIATIVALLYIFWDVNYFLRVAFTVAIGRLFQKKSGLKDATTIYGFCTTQDVDIFLKHMNNARYVRELDFARFHFYDRTGIYANIKAVDGHVLQGASSIRYRRTIPIFTAYKVETKLVYWDDKSLFIEQKFVTFDGFVRAIILSRQNLINVDAATLLKNIPGAEVKPECPEEIKHWLEAIEISSARLRKKD from the exons ATGTATTGTATAATAGCAACGATAGTGGCCTTGTTGTATATTTTCTGGGACGTCAACTACTTTCTCCGAGTGGCTTTCACTGTTGCTATTGGGAGATTATTCCAAAAGAAAAGCGGCCTCAAAGATGCGACTACTATTTACG GTTTTTGTACAACTCAAGATGTGGATATCTTCCTCAAGCATATGAATAATGCTCGTTACGTCCGTGAGCTAGACTTCGCTCGGTTCCATTTCTATGATCGAACAGGCATCTATGCTAACATCAAAGCAGTCGACGGCCATGTTCTCCAGGGCGCTTCGAGTATTCGATATAGGCGGACTATACCTATATTCACCGCATACAAAGTAGAAACAAAG TTGGTGTATTGGGATGATAAGTCGCTTTTCATTGAACAAAAGTTTGTGACTTTCGATGGATTTGTGCGCGCTATAATACTGTCTCGGCAGAATCTCATCAACGTGGATGCGGCTACTCTCTTGAAGAACATCCCTGGTGCTGAAGTGAAGCCTGAATGCCCAGAGGAAATCAAGCATTGGCTGGAAGCCATTGAGATATCCAGTGCGAGGCTTAGGAAGAAGGATTAG